The Pandoraea apista genomic interval TGGTCAGAACCATCGCCCCGGAGCCCGAGCCGGGCCTGATCCCGGTGGCCCGCTACGGGCGCTACACGCTGGTCGAGATGGTGCCGGAACCGGCACAGCGCGACCTGCTGCGACAGGTGATCGAGATTTCGATTCCGCCGATCTTGGACGCGAGCGTCGGCGATGCCCTTCGGCACGTGCTGCTGCGCACCGGCTACCGGCTCTGCGACGCGACGGAGGCGACCGCGCTGTACGCGTTGCCGCTGCCGGCGGCGCACCTGCGGCTCGGGCCGCTGCCGCTGCGCGATGCCTTGCTGGCACTCGCCGGCCCGGCCTGGGAGTTGTCCGTCGATGACGCTTCGCGCGCGGTGTGCTTCACGCGCGTGACGACTGCGCGTGCGCCGAGCGCAAGCCCGATTCCCGCGGCTCCGGCACCGAGCGCGCCGGCCGCCGAACCCGCCGATTCCCACGTGCCCCAGGAGGCCCAGCCATGACCATCCCGCAGCTTCCCGACGAGAACGCCGGCCGCGCGCGCTGGTTGAAGATCACAGCGGCCGCATGGCTGCTGCTCGTGAGCATCCTGGCCGTGGTCAACAGCGTGGGCCTGTCGCGCCTGAGCGAGCAAAGCCAGGCCAGCGCCCAGGATGCCCACGTGCAGGCGCTCAACACGCGCGTCGCCGAACTCGAACAGCAGGCGGCGGCCTCGAAGAACCAGCCCAAGCCCGTCACCCAACCCGACTTCGAGGCCGCCCGCAAGTTGCTGGACGAACGCCTGGCACAGGTGGAGTACACCCAGGGCGCAGACGCCCATGCCGGCGACTTGCAGGCGCTGCAGGCGCGCATGGGCGACCTCGAAGCTCGCATGAAGCGAACCGCCGCGCCTGCCGCGGCACCCCGGCGCACCGCCGAGCCGGCCAAGCCCAAGGTGCCCGAACCGCCGTTCAACGTCGTGGGCGTGGAGCTGCGCGGCGGCGAGCGCTTCCTGTCGGTGGCGGCACCCAAGGCGTCGTCGGTGCTGGACGTGTGGCTGCTGCGCGAAGGCGATGCCGTGGGCGCGTGGCATCTGCTGGCGATCGAGGCGCGCGCCGCCGTGTTCCGCGTGGATGGACAGACCCAGCGCCTCGCGCTGCCGTAGGAGCCGGCCATGAAGCACGCCGCGATCTGCTTCGCCGCCATCCTCGCCGCTGTCGCAGGAACGGCAGGCACGGCCTCGGCACAGTCGGCGCCGGTCGCGTCCTCGCGCACGGTGCCCGCCCAGATTCAGAACAGCAGCGACGCCGCGCTGGACGAACGGCTGGCGCGCGATTGGGGCCTGCGCTCCGATGAGTGGGCGCGCTACCGCCAACTGATGCAGGGGCCGCTGGGCATCTATTCCCCGAACCTCGATCCGCTCACGGCGCTGGGCATCGAGGCGCGCAGCGACGAGGAACGCAACCGCTATGCGGAGCTGCAGGTGCAGGCGGAATCGAAGCGCGTGGGCAAGACGCTGGCCTACCAGCGGGCCTACGACGCGGCGTGGAAGCGGCTCTATCCGGGACAGCAGCGCGTGAACATGCCGGGTGCGAAGGCGCCGGGCGCCGGCAACCGGGGCTCGGGCCGGCTGGCGGTTTTCGTGAAGGCCGAGTGCCCGTCGTGCGAGCAGCGCGTGCGCCAGCTGCAGGTGGCCGGCACCGCCTTCGACCTCTACATGGTCGGCAGCCGCCAGGAGGACGCCCGCATCCGCCAGTGGGCGACGCAGGCCGGCATCGACGCCGGCCGCGTGCGCTCCCGCACCATCACGCTCAACCATGACGCCGGGCGCTGGCTGTCGCTCGGCCTGCCCGGCGATCTGCCCGCCGTGGTGCGCGAGGTCAACGGCCAATGGCAGCGGCAGTAACCCGCCGTGCAGGCTGCGCGGCCTTGGTCCTCGGCCTCAGCGCCCATGCCGCCATCGTCTTCGGCCAGGAGGTGCCACCACCCGCCTACCAGCTCGCCGCCCAGCAGGCGGGCGTGCCGTCGCCGGTGCTGTATGCGGTGGCGCTGCAGGAGAGCGGCGCCCGGCTGCGCGGCCGGCTGATCCCGTGGCCGTGGACGCTCAACGTCGCCGGCCGCGCCGAACGCTATGCCACGCGGGCCGAGGCCTGCGCCGGCATCCGCCGGGCGCTCGCCCGCACGCCGGTCAACCGCATCGACGCCGGCCTCGGCCAGGTCAACCTCGGCTACCACGCGCACCGCTACGCGCATCCCTGCGAGCTGCTCGACCCATACCGCAACCTCGCCATCGCCGCGGAAATCCTGCAGGAGCAGCAC includes:
- a CDS encoding PilL N-terminal domain-containing protein is translated as MQPLTCVAHRLAVPALLAGCVLITGCAATGTTSPPTVHDSLPEPAVLVRTIAPEPEPGLIPVARYGRYTLVEMVPEPAQRDLLRQVIEISIPPILDASVGDALRHVLLRTGYRLCDATEATALYALPLPAAHLRLGPLPLRDALLALAGPAWELSVDDASRAVCFTRVTTARAPSASPIPAAPAPSAPAAEPADSHVPQEAQP
- a CDS encoding TIGR03759 family integrating conjugative element protein, whose amino-acid sequence is MKHAAICFAAILAAVAGTAGTASAQSAPVASSRTVPAQIQNSSDAALDERLARDWGLRSDEWARYRQLMQGPLGIYSPNLDPLTALGIEARSDEERNRYAELQVQAESKRVGKTLAYQRAYDAAWKRLYPGQQRVNMPGAKAPGAGNRGSGRLAVFVKAECPSCEQRVRQLQVAGTAFDLYMVGSRQEDARIRQWATQAGIDAGRVRSRTITLNHDAGRWLSLGLPGDLPAVVREVNGQWQRQ
- a CDS encoding transglycosylase SLT domain-containing protein, which produces MAAAVTRRAGCAALVLGLSAHAAIVFGQEVPPPAYQLAAQQAGVPSPVLYAVALQESGARLRGRLIPWPWTLNVAGRAERYATRAEACAGIRRALARTPVNRIDAGLGQVNLGYHAHRYAHPCELLDPYRNLAIAAEILQEQHTPGEDWLVAIGRYHRPAGGAPAARYRRSVHQHLTRVLGPGASLPSARSPMP